The following are encoded together in the Candidatus Babeliales bacterium genome:
- a CDS encoding UTP--glucose-1-phosphate uridylyltransferase, with protein MKINKAVIPAAGLGTRFLPYTKAVPKEMLPIIEKPSIQLIIEEGLQSNITDFTIIANEDKQAIRNHFSHNEVLQDQLLKTGKSALLNELNAIIDASHFTFVPQPQPLGLGHAVLMAKNKIGNEYFGVLLPDEIMVGNDPALAQLIIIAQQYNASVIGIQEVPREQVSSYGIIAIKNQLDNNVFEVADLVEKPTIDCAPSNYALIGRYILSPRIFTSLESIQPGAQNEIQLTDGITHMMHNGERVIAYVIKTARYDVGNPLGWLQANIDLALQHPTLGPIIKQHLCTNSINSDRQS; from the coding sequence ATGAAAATAAATAAAGCAGTTATTCCTGCAGCTGGTCTTGGGACACGTTTTTTACCTTATACAAAAGCTGTGCCAAAAGAAATGTTGCCGATAATTGAAAAGCCATCGATTCAATTAATTATTGAAGAAGGATTGCAATCAAATATTACGGATTTTACTATTATTGCTAATGAGGATAAACAAGCTATTAGGAATCATTTTTCTCACAATGAAGTTTTGCAAGATCAATTACTAAAAACGGGAAAATCAGCACTTCTCAATGAACTCAATGCTATTATTGATGCTTCACATTTTACTTTTGTACCACAGCCCCAACCTCTTGGCCTTGGACATGCGGTGTTAATGGCAAAAAATAAGATTGGAAATGAATATTTTGGTGTTTTATTGCCTGATGAAATTATGGTTGGTAATGATCCTGCTCTTGCACAACTTATTATCATTGCACAACAATACAATGCATCTGTTATTGGCATTCAAGAAGTTCCGCGTGAACAAGTTTCATCCTATGGTATAATTGCCATAAAAAATCAATTAGATAATAATGTTTTTGAAGTTGCAGACTTAGTAGAAAAACCTACAATCGATTGCGCACCATCGAATTATGCTCTCATTGGTCGGTATATTCTTTCACCTCGTATTTTTACATCACTAGAATCTATACAGCCAGGAGCGCAGAATGAAATTCAACTTACTGATGGGATTACTCATATGATGCATAATGGTGAACGTGTAATTGCTTATGTAATTAAAACTGCACGTTATGATGTAGGCAATCCTCTGGGATGGCTACAAGCAAATATTGACCTCGCACTTCAACATCCAACCTTAGGACCCATTATTAAACAACATCTATGTACAAATTCTATAAACAGCGACAGGCAAAGCTAG
- the pheS gene encoding phenylalanine--tRNA ligase subunit alpha, protein MIITINVTGICMKDISQKIETIKQELIAALAVAIDENFLEGIRITFLGRKGKIASLMEQLKQVALEEKKSVGILLNQLKIETQERLNAHALELKNRQCIQKESIEQEFDVSAYKYSELKGTSHIYTQIITDLEDIFISMGYDIADGPEIENEYYNFTSLNIPENHPARDAQDSFFLEKEGMLLRTQCSNIQARVMKNSQPPIAVFSPGRVYRKEATDQTHDFLFTQAEVLLVDKNISMSNLLATAHTFLRKIFNNERLEIRVRPGFFPFVEPGLEIDASCPFCATGCSVCKHTRWIELLGTGMVHPNVLKAGDIDPTIYSGFAFGMGIERIAMIKYGINDIRLFHSSKIKFLNQFS, encoded by the coding sequence ATGATAATTACTATTAATGTCACCGGAATATGTATGAAAGATATTTCACAAAAAATTGAGACTATTAAACAAGAACTTATTGCTGCCCTTGCAGTTGCCATAGATGAAAATTTTTTAGAAGGAATTCGTATTACATTTTTAGGTCGTAAAGGCAAAATTGCCTCTCTTATGGAACAATTAAAACAGGTAGCTCTTGAAGAAAAAAAATCGGTGGGAATATTGCTTAATCAACTTAAGATAGAAACTCAAGAACGTCTTAATGCTCATGCACTAGAGCTTAAAAATAGACAATGTATACAAAAGGAATCAATTGAACAAGAATTTGATGTTTCTGCCTACAAATATAGTGAACTTAAAGGCACTTCTCATATTTACACGCAAATTATTACTGATTTAGAAGATATTTTTATATCTATGGGATATGATATTGCCGATGGGCCAGAGATTGAAAATGAATATTATAATTTTACATCACTCAATATTCCTGAAAATCATCCTGCTCGTGATGCACAAGATTCATTTTTCTTAGAAAAAGAGGGAATGTTATTGAGAACGCAATGTTCAAATATTCAAGCTCGCGTAATGAAAAACTCTCAACCTCCTATTGCAGTATTTTCACCAGGACGGGTATACAGAAAAGAAGCAACCGATCAAACTCATGACTTTCTCTTTACTCAAGCAGAGGTATTACTTGTCGATAAAAATATATCAATGAGTAATTTGTTAGCAACGGCACATACTTTTTTACGTAAAATATTTAATAATGAAAGATTAGAAATTCGTGTACGTCCTGGTTTTTTTCCTTTTGTTGAGCCCGGTCTTGAAATTGATGCTTCATGCCCTTTTTGTGCAACAGGATGTTCTGTTTGTAAACATACTCGTTGGATTGAATTGTTAGGGACAGGCATGGTTCACCCTAATGTATTAAAGGCTGGCGATATTGATCCGACAATATATTCTGGGTTTGCTTTTGGGATGGGCATTGAGCGTATTGCTATGATTAAATATGGCATCAATGACATTCGTTTGTTTCATTCCAGTAAAATAAAATTTCTTAATCAATTTTCGTAA
- the dnaE gene encoding DNA polymerase III subunit alpha, which produces MLQHFTHLHLHTEYSLLDGAISLDKLIEFGKKNNYKALAITDHGNIFAAVKFFQKCKKAGIKPILGMEAYFTEDVKVKNADNKYYHLIILVQNATGYKNLCKLISYSYQEGFYFKPRIDYAMLEKHSEGLIVTTACLGGHIPKLLMANNIKEVEERVNWFLRVFGRDRFFLEVQPEDQEVQATLNQKLFTLAQEKNIKCVAAGDCHYVSLDDHEAHEIMLSIQTQSKLDSPNRFSFGECRAYMRTTEQMLEEFKNHTDAVWNAGMIADMCNFDFETDKLFFPQFVIPENYTQETYFAHLCRTGLQRLKNENLIDHSQEEVYNSRLELEIKLITDMGFVGYFLVVSDFIQWAYRTNIPVGPGRGSAAGSLAAWALQITNIDPLKYNLLFERFLNPERVSMPDIDIDFCVEGRDKVINYVRDKYGHDKVCNIITFGTMMAKGVIKDVARVLGFSFEDSNAMTNLIPDQLKITLADAIEQEPRLKELIDNNPRTKYIFDIAFKLEGLTRHASKHAAGIVISPEPIDEVLPVYIPSKSNELVTQYAMTELESIGFLKIDFLGLKNLTLIDRVLQLIKKNHGISLDMNKLSLEDKLTFELICEGKTSGVFQLESSGLKEVLRKLKPDKFEDIIAVNALYRPGPLGSGMVDDFIERRHGRQAIKYLFPELEAILAETFGVVVYQEQVIKIASAIGGYSLGEADILRRAMGKKKVEVMAEQGAIFVEKAIVRGFDGKKAQELFDLLAYFAGYGFNKSHSAAYALIAYQTAYLKANYLPEFLACLISLEAAHPEKMSFYLQEAKDLGITLLPPNINQSNIDFSVIDGNILFGLQGIKNVGLAALENITEERTKKGPFKDLFDFCKRVDLRTANKRVIESLICAGAFDTLHGNRAQQFHEIEHIIDLATAYKKNAITGQMDLFSVSKKDVTNDEHYSFAIQPEWPDRDKLEKEREVIGFYISSHPLETYRKQLTWFTIEEFETAAQKAKAAAKEYSTIGCGLLKTRKDIITKKGDRMSFLQFEDMSGAMEVIAFPKTFARTEKWLDSHHVFIIKGIVDVVEGAAYKIKAQDIVPVELVLHEWPSIEHITLTLPDCVTETTITTTKKLLTKGTTQLHIIFHENQKKLRLTVKEKFLLNFENAQLLEKHDITIKCAL; this is translated from the coding sequence ATGTTGCAGCATTTTACCCATTTACATCTTCATACTGAATATTCGCTTCTTGATGGCGCTATTTCATTAGATAAACTAATAGAATTTGGTAAAAAAAATAATTATAAAGCACTTGCTATTACTGATCATGGTAATATTTTTGCTGCAGTTAAATTTTTTCAAAAGTGTAAAAAAGCTGGAATTAAACCAATTCTAGGAATGGAAGCTTATTTTACTGAAGATGTTAAAGTAAAAAATGCTGATAATAAGTACTATCATCTTATCATTCTTGTACAAAATGCTACTGGATATAAAAACCTTTGCAAACTTATATCATATTCATATCAAGAGGGTTTTTATTTTAAACCTCGTATCGATTACGCCATGCTTGAAAAACATTCTGAGGGTCTTATTGTAACAACTGCTTGTCTTGGCGGGCATATTCCCAAATTATTAATGGCTAACAATATAAAAGAAGTTGAAGAGCGTGTTAATTGGTTTTTAAGAGTATTTGGTAGAGATCGGTTTTTTTTAGAGGTTCAACCTGAAGATCAAGAAGTCCAAGCAACGTTAAATCAAAAACTATTTACCTTAGCGCAAGAAAAGAACATTAAATGTGTTGCTGCGGGCGATTGTCACTATGTTTCACTTGATGATCATGAAGCACATGAAATTATGCTGTCTATTCAAACACAATCAAAATTAGATAGCCCTAATCGGTTCAGTTTTGGCGAATGTCGTGCTTACATGAGAACAACAGAGCAAATGCTTGAAGAGTTTAAAAACCATACTGATGCAGTCTGGAATGCGGGAATGATTGCTGATATGTGCAATTTTGATTTTGAAACTGATAAGCTTTTTTTTCCTCAATTTGTTATTCCTGAAAATTATACACAAGAAACATATTTTGCTCATTTGTGTCGAACGGGATTACAGCGATTAAAAAATGAGAATCTCATTGATCATAGTCAAGAGGAAGTATATAACTCTCGATTAGAACTTGAAATTAAACTTATCACCGACATGGGTTTTGTTGGTTATTTTTTAGTTGTCAGTGATTTTATTCAATGGGCTTATCGCACGAATATACCTGTGGGGCCTGGAAGGGGTTCTGCTGCAGGATCGCTTGCTGCATGGGCTTTGCAAATTACTAATATTGATCCCTTAAAATATAATCTTCTATTTGAGCGTTTTCTTAATCCTGAGCGTGTTAGTATGCCTGATATTGATATTGATTTTTGTGTTGAAGGTCGTGACAAAGTAATTAATTATGTGCGTGATAAATATGGACATGACAAAGTATGCAATATTATAACTTTTGGTACCATGATGGCAAAAGGAGTTATAAAAGATGTTGCTCGTGTGCTGGGCTTTTCTTTTGAAGACTCAAATGCAATGACAAATCTTATTCCCGATCAACTTAAGATAACGCTTGCTGATGCTATTGAGCAAGAACCACGGCTTAAAGAATTGATAGATAATAATCCTCGTACAAAATATATTTTTGATATTGCATTCAAGTTAGAAGGACTTACCCGCCATGCATCAAAACATGCTGCGGGGATTGTGATCTCTCCTGAGCCAATTGATGAAGTTTTGCCTGTCTATATCCCATCAAAAAGTAATGAATTAGTTACTCAATATGCTATGACGGAACTTGAAAGTATAGGGTTTTTAAAAATAGACTTTTTAGGGCTAAAAAACCTTACGCTCATTGATCGTGTGCTTCAGTTAATCAAAAAAAATCATGGAATATCTCTTGATATGAATAAACTTTCTCTTGAGGATAAGCTGACCTTTGAGCTTATTTGTGAGGGTAAAACATCAGGAGTATTTCAGTTAGAATCAAGTGGTCTTAAAGAAGTGTTGCGTAAGCTAAAACCAGATAAATTTGAAGATATCATTGCGGTAAACGCATTATATCGACCAGGACCGCTGGGTTCAGGAATGGTTGATGATTTTATTGAGCGAAGACATGGACGTCAGGCAATTAAATATCTTTTTCCTGAATTGGAAGCAATTTTAGCAGAAACATTTGGTGTTGTTGTATATCAAGAGCAGGTAATAAAAATAGCTTCAGCTATTGGTGGCTATTCTCTGGGAGAAGCTGATATTTTACGTCGTGCAATGGGTAAGAAAAAGGTAGAGGTTATGGCAGAACAAGGTGCCATATTTGTTGAAAAAGCAATTGTAAGAGGCTTTGATGGCAAAAAAGCACAAGAGCTTTTTGATTTACTTGCGTATTTTGCTGGTTATGGTTTCAATAAATCCCATTCTGCTGCCTATGCACTTATTGCTTATCAAACAGCATATCTTAAGGCAAATTATTTGCCTGAATTTTTAGCATGTCTTATTTCTCTTGAAGCAGCACATCCAGAAAAAATGTCATTCTATTTGCAAGAAGCAAAAGATCTTGGTATCACGTTGCTTCCACCAAATATTAATCAATCAAATATCGATTTTTCTGTAATTGACGGCAATATTTTATTTGGATTACAAGGTATAAAAAATGTAGGTCTTGCAGCATTAGAAAATATTACTGAGGAACGAACAAAAAAAGGTCCTTTTAAAGATCTATTTGATTTTTGTAAGCGAGTAGACCTAAGAACTGCAAATAAACGAGTAATTGAAAGTCTTATTTGTGCGGGAGCGTTTGATACATTGCACGGTAATCGTGCACAACAATTTCATGAAATTGAACATATAATTGATCTTGCGACTGCATACAAAAAAAATGCTATCACCGGACAAATGGATTTATTTTCAGTGAGCAAAAAAGACGTTACTAATGATGAACATTATTCTTTTGCAATTCAACCGGAATGGCCAGATCGAGATAAGTTAGAAAAAGAACGTGAAGTAATTGGTTTTTATATTAGTTCACACCCGCTTGAAACATACAGAAAACAATTGACATGGTTTACTATCGAAGAGTTTGAAACTGCTGCCCAAAAAGCAAAAGCAGCAGCTAAGGAATATTCAACAATTGGATGCGGATTACTTAAAACGCGTAAAGATATTATCACTAAAAAAGGTGATCGCATGTCCTTCTTGCAATTTGAAGACATGTCAGGTGCTATGGAAGTTATCGCATTTCCTAAAACATTTGCTCGTACTGAAAAATGGCTTGATTCTCATCATGTATTTATTATTAAAGGTATAGTTGACGTTGTTGAGGGTGCTGCATATAAAATAAAAGCTCAGGACATAGTTCCAGTTGAATTAGTGTTGCATGAATGGCCATCTATTGAACATATAACACTCACATTGCCTGATTGTGTAACCGAAACAACTATAACTACAACTAAAAAATTATTAACAAAAGGCACAACACAACTACATATCATATTTCATGAAAATCAAAAAAAATTGCGCTTAACAGTAAAAGAAAAATTTCTTCTCAATTTTGAAAACGCACAATTATTAGAAAAGCATGATATTACAATAAAGTGTGCATTATAG
- a CDS encoding YicC/YloC family endoribonuclease translates to MKKYTICSMTGFASKTFVITTPSGERSSVSMNVKSLNSRFFENTIKLPLGLSQFETIIIKQCKEMLRRGHIYVTAYISNPNIFDSSITPAMTVIDGYVASMKNIITKYDLSAEIKLDHILRLPNIFSKEEQPLDQQSTDSILNTITELIKKVIDERYIEGATLACDLESRIVIIKQEINAIVERAHIFVEEYKKKIHIMLQEIGADENLIVNAQKNNLYFMLDKIDIHEEITRFKSHLNHLETTLNQEELEKGKRLDFTLQELGREINTIAAKCSDSIISSHAINVKVEIEKMREQIQNIV, encoded by the coding sequence ATGAAAAAATATACGATTTGCAGCATGACAGGATTTGCATCAAAAACATTTGTTATAACTACACCATCAGGAGAACGATCAAGCGTTTCAATGAATGTAAAATCACTCAATTCTCGTTTTTTTGAAAATACAATAAAATTGCCGCTTGGATTATCTCAATTTGAAACAATCATCATTAAGCAATGTAAAGAAATGTTACGTCGTGGACATATTTATGTAACTGCATACATAAGTAATCCAAATATTTTTGATAGTTCTATTACTCCTGCAATGACAGTTATTGATGGATATGTGGCTTCTATGAAAAATATAATAACAAAATATGATTTATCCGCTGAGATTAAACTGGATCATATACTACGTTTACCTAATATTTTCTCAAAAGAAGAACAGCCACTTGATCAACAGTCAACAGATTCTATTTTAAACACAATAACTGAACTTATAAAAAAAGTTATTGATGAGCGATATATTGAGGGCGCTACACTGGCTTGTGATTTAGAAAGCCGCATAGTAATTATAAAGCAAGAAATTAATGCAATTGTTGAACGGGCACATATTTTTGTTGAAGAATATAAAAAAAAAATACATATAATGTTACAGGAAATTGGTGCTGACGAAAATTTAATCGTAAATGCACAAAAAAATAATCTTTATTTTATGCTGGATAAAATAGATATCCATGAAGAAATTACTCGCTTTAAAAGTCATCTTAATCATTTAGAAACAACACTTAATCAAGAAGAACTTGAAAAAGGTAAACGATTAGACTTCACTCTTCAAGAACTTGGACGTGAAATCAATACCATTGCGGCAAAGTGCTCTGACTCAATAATAAGTTCGCACGCGATTAATGTTAAAGTTGAAATTGAAAAAATGCGTGAACAAATACAAAATATTGTTTAG